The following DNA comes from Mucisphaera calidilacus.
ATGGACCGATTCCTCGATCGAATCCGGATTGCGGTACTCCGAGGCCAGCGACACCGCCAGCCGAAGCGTCGCCTCATCGACCAGTTCACCCGCCTCCTCTGCCTCGATCAGCTTCCGGTAATAGGCCCGGGCGAGGTCGTAATCGGTCGCGTCCCCCGGGTAATCAATCAGCTCTGCCATACGGGCCAGCGCCAGCCGAGAACGATCCCGATGCAAAGGCGCTTCAGCGTTCTCCTCGATACGAACAAGCAGCTCTCGTGCCTCAACAGTCGCCCCCGACGATGGCGGCGTGTCGTGCCACAACGACATCGCCAGACCGTAGGCCGCGATGCACCAACGCTCCCCACCCGTTCTTGCGGTTTCCATCTCCTCACGGAAGAGAAGCGAAGCCGCGGGGTAATCGAGCCTGACAAAGCTTCTCGCCGCAAGGACCAGAGGATCCACCGCTTCGGCCGACGGCCCCGTCGCAGCCGCAGCATCCTGCCGAGCCTCCTCCTCGGCGACTGCCCGCAAAGACGTGGATCCCAGCACACAACAGACAATCAGAAGCACACGCGCCCACAGCCCGCTCGCCGCCCGCCGCTCGAGCGGCCCACGCGCCCCCGTCCTCGCGAGACGCTCGCCTTCCTCAAAACAGCTCTCTCGTTCGACACCGGGGTCAGCCGGATGGAGCGGTCGTCGATGTTGTTGCCTCAGCAGATACATAGTCATGTCTGTTATCACCGTCGCGACGCGATGTTCGCGTTGATCATCAGGTTGCTGGCATACCATTCAAAAGATGCTATCTATGTCATTGAAACTCAGTTCCAGAGTGCCGGTTGGCGGGTACGCCGCGCAAACCGCACGTAAATCGGCTGGTTGATCAACAACGCTGCCGCGACGGCTGTCTCCGGATCGCACACCCACTCAGCACCAGGACACTCAGCGAAGAGGGTGCCGGGATCGTCGGGTCGGAAGAGCTGCTGAAGGTACGCCGCTCACCAAAATGGCTCGCGAGGATCGACAGATCCAGCAGGTCTACCCTCTGATCGCCATTGAAATCGCCATCCGACCACGTGTAAAGACCAGGCCGGTTGTAACTCGACGCGAGAATAGAGAGATCAAGAAGATCGACCTTCCCGCTCTCGTTCGCGTCGCCGGGAATCGGCGGAATCGTCACCAGCACGTCGCGATTCACGCCCGCCCACGCATAGAACGCAGCTAACTCCGCCGTGTAGCCACTTAAATCCATGAAAGGCAGATCACCCTCGTTGCCGTAGAAGGGACTATCCTCGGCAGGCAGAAAGACGAGCCTCGCCATATCCTGAAATCGTGGATCAGCGAACGTCGGATCGATCTCCTCGCTCCCATTCGTAGCCAGAAACGCCAACCATTCCTCAAGAGTCCCCTCGCCGTAGTTGAAACCGCTGTTCTTACGCCACGCGAACGCCTTGTCCGGGTTCTCTGCAAAGTACGTGTTGCCGATGCCAGTCCAGCCATGCTGAGCCGCTGCCCAGAGATCCGGGTAAGTGGACGCATTGAACTGGTTGTGATTGTTGACCGCCGCGGCCTCGCCCTCGCCGTAGACAATCGAGTCTTCGACCGTCAGGGGGCCCGGACGATAGAACTCACCAGTGACGTTCGATCGGCCACGACCATACGATACGAAGTAGACCGCATCACTGTTCCGATCAGGGCCGCCGAGAATAATGCTGTCCGAGATCGTCACGTCCTCAGCCATCAGCGACCGGACCGACGCATCGCCCTCATCGGGCATGGCCAGAAGAGCACGCTCGATGGTGAACGGGCCCTGACTGATTTCGAGGAACAGGTTCCGTGTGTTGTAGACACTGACCAGATCCTCGATCACCACGTCCTGAACGTCAATATCAAACCACAGCCCCGCACCCACATTACCGATGACCTCCAGATCACGGATGCGAACACCCTCCATACTGGCCCACTTCATACCCCCAGTGTACCACCCGGGCTGACCACCAAGAGCCCCGTCACGCCAGTTGTTGTAATTGGCGGTATTACTTTCGTAAACAACGTCCGACGCCTTCTGAAGGCTGAAACCCTGCGAGCCGTTGTAATCGAAGTGCGAGTTGCGAACCGTCACGCCCGAGACATTCTCAATCCGGATGCCCTCAGCGGAATTCCAGCGGCTGGTCACCCCGTCAAAGAGAATATTGGAACTCAGGCTGTTCGGATTGCTCTGAAACCCGTCAAAGATGATCACGCCCTCACGGTCCTGACCCCCGCTCGTACGGGTGACGTGGTTGGCAGCGTGCTGGAAGGTCAGATTGCGGAAGGCGATCTGATCCTTGCCGTTCATCTCAAAGAGCTTGCTGCGCGTCGAAGCCTCAACCAGAGCGTCAGCGGGATTCGCGTTCTCGGGCAGACGCACGTACAGGCGGTCACCCCAGGCATGATCGCTACGTTCCGCGACACCGAACTGACCCGGCTGCAACGTCGTCGTCGGGTTCACGACACCGGTGTACGTCCAGCGGCTCTGCCCCGACCCATCGTTCGCAAAGTCGTACTGCTCGATCAGAGCCGGACGCAGCGCCGACCCGTTCACGATGACCTGCTCCGCGCGGTGCGCGAGAACAGAATCGTCCGGCGCGTAGCCCGCCTGCCAGTAAGTGTCGTTCCCGATGTTGTGCGTCCAAGGCGTCGAATAGACCCCGTTGCCCTCGTATTGCCAGCCGGTCATCACGTCGGCGCCGCTGATCACGACGCCCGGCCCGGAGCCCTCGATCAGCAGCGGCGTGTTCTTGCGGTTCGCGCTGCTGTTGACCCAGAGATGACTGCCCATGCTCTGCCGGTACGTGCCCGGATGAATCAGAACCCGGGCCCCAATGCCCGCGTCGAGATCGTTGCGGGCCCGCAGGATCGCCGACTCAATCGAGCCGAAAGGATCACCCTCGCTGCCGGTCGTGCCCGGCGATGTCGAACCATGGATATCAACGTGGTACGTGTTCACGATCGCCGACGCGTTGAAGTTCGCGCCATCAACAACCGCATCGGCTTGCCCCGATACGCAGCCCAACGCGAACAGCGCAAACACAAACACGCCACGCCGGGTCGCTGCCTTCAGATCATGCACGTCGGATCGATTCATGGTTGTTCTCCAGAACACAAGAGGCAACATCAACACCGTCTCAGCACCAGCGCCAAGCCACGCTCACCACTCCCGGCAGGCCCGCATCAGGTCATCCATCTGCGCGATGGCAACACACTGAACATAGTCAGCACCGCCGTAATAAAGCTTCACCGAACCGTCAGGCTCAACGATCTGTGAACACGGGAAGCAGACGTGCTCGACGTGACCGGTCATCTCGTAATCAGCCTCAGGCCAGAGCACGGGATACTTCGTCACGTGCCTGACCTTCCAGGGCTCGTCCCTGTCCAGGATCGCGGCACCGACCGTGTACTCACGCGTCGTGGCGTTATTCATGATGGCATGGAAACACATCAGCCACCCCTCATCCGTGAGGTAGGGGACCGTCGACGGACCCAGACCCGCATCGCAATACAGCGGCATATCGGTGTTACGCAGCACCTCGTAGCTATCGCCCCAGTGAACAAGGTCGGGCGAGAAGCTCATCCAGATGTTGCCCTTGCCGCCCGCGCTGGCGAGATTCGGACGCTCGAGCCGGATGTACCGACCGTCCGCCGTCTTCCCGGGAAACAGCACCATGTTGCGGTTGTCGGGCGCGTTGAACCAGTGCGAGAACGTCAGCGTCTCCAGGTCGGGCGACGTAAAACAGGCCACACGCGTCTCGCGCGGATTCTGGCAGGCCACCAGAACCTTGTACTCGTCGTCGATCCACGTGATACGCGGATCGTAGTAAACCAGCGATGCCGCGTAATCCCACTCGGGCGTGTCCGGAACCTTGTAAGGCTGATCACGCAGCTTCCAGCTCAGGCCGTCGTCAGAATCGGCCGGCCACATCAGCGTCTCCATGTTCACCTGATTGCAACGGGTGATCATGATGTAAGGCGAACGAGCGTTCTTGTGCTCGGTCTTCACAGCACTGCTGTTGTAGACCGAACGCATACGCCAGGGAAAATCCCGATGCGTGAGAACCGGGTTGTTCTCGTAGCGTCGAAAGACTTCGTGATCGATGGGGATGACCGGCCAGCTCAAGGTGCACTATCCTTCAAAAAGGGATACTAAATATGAACAATCTCTCCGGGACGCGGGATGCCCCCGACACCCTCGCGCAGAGCGTCCTCCGTCCGATCCATCCACCCTTCCAGAGCCTCAACGAGCTCACGGTAGGTCGCCTCGTAACCCGCTTCACCCGCAACATTCTCACGCTCATACGGATCACGACGCAGGTCAAATAGCATGTCGAACGCCCGCACACCCTCACCCGATGCCGCCTCCACCGGCGTAGCCTCAGCGATGTAATCCAACGCACCCGCCGACTCCATCGCGTCATGGATCGGCCGACGGTCCCAGTTGCTGCGCACGGCGTCCACATCGGTCCACCACCGCCGGATCAGCTTGTAATCACGCGTCCGCACGCAACGCTCCGGCTGCGGGCCGCCGTGGATGTTCAATTCCGCAAAGACGTGCTCGTGGATCGCGTCGGTCTCATGCTTCACCAACGGCATCAAAGACGCGCCCTCGAGCCAGTCGGGCCGCGGAACGCCGCACGCCTCGCAAAGCGTCGGGTACAGATCCAGGTGCGTCACCATCCCCTCGATCTGCCCGGCTCCATCAAAACCCGGGCCGCTGATCATGAGCATCACCTCGAGACCACCATCGCGAAGACTGCACTTGTGAAGCGGCAGGCTCACACCGTGATCCGTCGTCACGACAAGAATCGTGTTCTCCGACATGTTGAGCCGGTCTAACGTCCGCACGATCTTGCCGACCGCCGTATCAAAACGGGCCACCAGAACATTGTGATGCGCCTGCCAGAGCCTGGCCTCGGGCGAGTCCGCAAGCCCCGCCGGCACACCCGCCACCTCGATGTCCGCTTCGGCAGGCACGTACTTCTTCTCAAGCGATCGCCACGAACCGACATGCGTCTCGATGAAACCGACGTCCAGGAACCAGGGCTCATCACTCTGCCGATGGTCGTGCAGCCAACGCACCACGTCAGGCGTCAACGCGCTCGTCAGACGCACCGGATCGTTCTCACCCGCATAAGCCTGCGGCCGCGTGATCGCCTCGCGCACCTCACGGTATCCCAGCTCCACCTCACTGCGATGCAGGTGCTGGACCCCGAGGATCGCCGTGTGATAGCCCGCGTCACGGAAGGCCCATGCCATCGCCCGCTGCGGGTTGGGCAACTCGTAGCCCAGATTCGCAAGACCCCACTGGCCGCACTGATGCGGGTACTGTCCCGTCAGCAGGCCCGCACGGCTCGGCGAGCAGGTCGGGCCCACGCAGAAAGCGTTCCCGAAGGTCGCGCCACGATCGGACAGAGCCTGCAGGTTCGGCGAGAAGACGTCGTGCCCATAAGGCTGCACACGCCGACCCGTATCGTGCGTATGCATGTAGATGACGTTCGGCCGCGACGCGCTCATGACGCACCCCCACGGTCACCAAGCGCCGTCTCGGGCTCCAGCCGGATCTCGAGCGTCACCACGCTGTCATCATCGCCGCAGTGACGCGGCATCATCACCGTCCACTCGTCCGGCTTGCGACTCAGATGTGAGCCCCGAACAAAACGAACGTCCGAACCGTCATCCATCAGCGTGATACGGGCGATCCTGTAGCCATCCATCGCGGGCAACGAGAGCAACCCGTCAACCGACGAACGCAGCACGTGCGCATACAACGTGTCCCCACGCTGCGTATACGCCACACGCCACTTGAAGCTGTCCGTAAACCAGCGGTGAACCGGCTCGC
Coding sequences within:
- a CDS encoding tetratricopeptide repeat protein → MLGSTSLRAVAEEEARQDAAAATGPSAEAVDPLVLAARSFVRLDYPAASLLFREEMETARTGGERWCIAAYGLAMSLWHDTPPSSGATVEARELLVRIEENAEAPLHRDRSRLALARMAELIDYPGDATDYDLARAYYRKLIEAEEAGELVDEATLRLAVSLASEYRNPDSIEESVHLLRCRIEAGPDAELLPLLWETLGIIMLERQGDREGALLALSRAHELGFTNPTFAPRISWTLARLALEQGRFDLAVPVLEELVVKYPRSGRSYEARRVLLRIAREHPRLELRVPDLVEFKTPRASEGSTGPAPDRVAAGGTEP
- a CDS encoding glycoside hydrolase family 130 protein encodes the protein MSWPVIPIDHEVFRRYENNPVLTHRDFPWRMRSVYNSSAVKTEHKNARSPYIMITRCNQVNMETLMWPADSDDGLSWKLRDQPYKVPDTPEWDYAASLVYYDPRITWIDDEYKVLVACQNPRETRVACFTSPDLETLTFSHWFNAPDNRNMVLFPGKTADGRYIRLERPNLASAGGKGNIWMSFSPDLVHWGDSYEVLRNTDMPLYCDAGLGPSTVPYLTDEGWLMCFHAIMNNATTREYTVGAAILDRDEPWKVRHVTKYPVLWPEADYEMTGHVEHVCFPCSQIVEPDGSVKLYYGGADYVQCVAIAQMDDLMRACREW
- a CDS encoding sulfatase family protein, which produces MSASRPNVIYMHTHDTGRRVQPYGHDVFSPNLQALSDRGATFGNAFCVGPTCSPSRAGLLTGQYPHQCGQWGLANLGYELPNPQRAMAWAFRDAGYHTAILGVQHLHRSEVELGYREVREAITRPQAYAGENDPVRLTSALTPDVVRWLHDHRQSDEPWFLDVGFIETHVGSWRSLEKKYVPAEADIEVAGVPAGLADSPEARLWQAHHNVLVARFDTAVGKIVRTLDRLNMSENTILVVTTDHGVSLPLHKCSLRDGGLEVMLMISGPGFDGAGQIEGMVTHLDLYPTLCEACGVPRPDWLEGASLMPLVKHETDAIHEHVFAELNIHGGPQPERCVRTRDYKLIRRWWTDVDAVRSNWDRRPIHDAMESAGALDYIAEATPVEAASGEGVRAFDMLFDLRRDPYERENVAGEAGYEATYRELVEALEGWMDRTEDALREGVGGIPRPGEIVHI
- a CDS encoding right-handed parallel beta-helix repeat-containing protein; this translates as MNRSDVHDLKAATRRGVFVFALFALGCVSGQADAVVDGANFNASAIVNTYHVDIHGSTSPGTTGSEGDPFGSIESAILRARNDLDAGIGARVLIHPGTYRQSMGSHLWVNSSANRKNTPLLIEGSGPGVVISGADVMTGWQYEGNGVYSTPWTHNIGNDTYWQAGYAPDDSVLAHRAEQVIVNGSALRPALIEQYDFANDGSGQSRWTYTGVVNPTTTLQPGQFGVAERSDHAWGDRLYVRLPENANPADALVEASTRSKLFEMNGKDQIAFRNLTFQHAANHVTRTSGGQDREGVIIFDGFQSNPNSLSSNILFDGVTSRWNSAEGIRIENVSGVTVRNSHFDYNGSQGFSLQKASDVVYESNTANYNNWRDGALGGQPGWYTGGMKWASMEGVRIRDLEVIGNVGAGLWFDIDVQDVVIEDLVSVYNTRNLFLEISQGPFTIERALLAMPDEGDASVRSLMAEDVTISDSIILGGPDRNSDAVYFVSYGRGRSNVTGEFYRPGPLTVEDSIVYGEGEAAAVNNHNQFNASTYPDLWAAAQHGWTGIGNTYFAENPDKAFAWRKNSGFNYGEGTLEEWLAFLATNGSEEIDPTFADPRFQDMARLVFLPAEDSPFYGNEGDLPFMDLSGYTAELAAFYAWAGVNRDVLVTIPPIPGDANESGKVDLLDLSILASSYNRPGLYTWSDGDFNGDQRVDLLDLSILASHFGERRTFSSSSDPTIPAPSSLSVLVLSGCAIRRQPSRQRC